A window from Kovacikia minuta CCNUW1 encodes these proteins:
- a CDS encoding potassium channel family protein — MRQSLKKILVGAVCFSVIFVVAVAGYMLAGWNLLDAIYMVVITVFGVGFGEIGPMNPPLRIFTIFVIVAGYTAVVYIVGGFLQMVAEGELNKALGARRMTREIAQLSGHIIICGFGRIGQILARKLVDAKIPFVVIDNNPDRIAAAEARGYLVHLGNASDEVILDSVGIDRARALATVLPDDAINVFITLTARNLNADLIILARGEFPTTEKKLRQAGADHVVLPAEIGAFRMSQIITHPASLNFLEESDGRRSINELLAQIDLQIDELLIPPGSTLIGTSIGTIEVRGHGTFLIVALRRADGSTIIHPSREVFLHEGDTVIVMGHRGDIPQFAAEYALKRQMQYRGARHRRR, encoded by the coding sequence ATGAGACAATCCCTCAAAAAAATCCTGGTTGGTGCAGTCTGCTTCTCAGTCATCTTTGTGGTAGCGGTCGCTGGCTATATGCTGGCAGGCTGGAACTTGCTGGATGCCATCTACATGGTAGTGATCACCGTTTTTGGTGTCGGCTTTGGTGAAATCGGTCCAATGAACCCACCGCTGCGGATCTTCACCATATTTGTGATCGTCGCTGGTTACACTGCGGTTGTCTACATTGTGGGTGGATTCCTCCAGATGGTGGCGGAAGGTGAGTTAAATAAAGCATTGGGAGCAAGACGGATGACACGGGAAATTGCCCAGTTGAGTGGCCACATCATCATTTGTGGCTTTGGTCGGATCGGACAAATTCTGGCCCGCAAACTGGTCGATGCAAAGATCCCATTTGTTGTGATTGACAATAATCCCGATCGCATCGCAGCCGCAGAAGCAAGAGGCTACCTGGTGCATCTGGGCAACGCCTCTGACGAAGTGATCCTCGACTCTGTTGGCATCGATCGGGCAAGGGCACTGGCAACCGTCCTCCCTGACGATGCCATCAATGTCTTTATTACCCTGACTGCCCGCAATCTCAACGCAGATCTCATTATCCTGGCACGAGGCGAGTTCCCAACGACCGAGAAGAAACTCCGGCAAGCGGGCGCAGATCACGTCGTCCTACCCGCAGAGATTGGTGCATTTCGCATGTCTCAAATCATCACCCATCCAGCCTCACTCAACTTTTTAGAAGAAAGCGACGGACGGCGATCGATCAACGAACTGCTGGCACAGATTGATTTGCAAATTGATGAATTGCTGATTCCGCCCGGTTCAACCCTCATTGGCACCAGCATTGGCACAATTGAAGTGCGGGGACATGGCACATTTTTGATCGTGGCACTGCGGCGGGCAGATGGCTCCACTATCATCCATCCCAGCCGCGAAGTTTTTCTGCACGAAGGAGACACCGTGATTGTTATGGGACATCGCGGCGATATCCCCCAATTTGCTGCCGAGTACGCCCTCAAGCGGCAAATGCAATATCGCGGAGCAAGACACCGCCGCCGATGA
- a CDS encoding glycosyltransferase: protein MAPHILLYASPAIGGILQYNHSILCALAALGYQITYVQDIPEALVQMFGAEGMERTRQRAEWFAQQQKQLGIQQHFWLESATPAEAERIVREIAPDLLILSNGGPIANFSPKRAAIRANIPFIIIEHLVHPIKPKEVPQAYAELAQQYVEAKAVIAVSQNNLMLLRKLFGLAADKGQVIYCGRPATYFRSPDPDVRSRLRQQWHIPADAVVCFTAARIEYHQRLPVPACSN, encoded by the coding sequence GTGGCTCCTCATATTTTGCTGTACGCCTCCCCTGCGATCGGGGGAATCTTGCAGTACAACCACTCCATTCTTTGTGCCCTGGCAGCTTTAGGGTATCAGATAACCTATGTGCAGGATATTCCTGAGGCACTGGTTCAGATGTTTGGCGCTGAGGGGATGGAGCGCACCCGGCAGCGGGCGGAGTGGTTTGCCCAGCAACAAAAGCAGCTTGGGATTCAGCAGCATTTCTGGTTGGAATCAGCTACTCCAGCAGAGGCAGAACGAATTGTGCGGGAAATAGCACCCGATTTACTGATCTTGAGCAATGGGGGACCGATCGCCAACTTTTCGCCCAAACGGGCTGCCATTCGAGCAAATATTCCCTTCATCATCATCGAACATCTGGTTCATCCGATTAAACCGAAGGAAGTTCCCCAAGCCTATGCCGAACTGGCACAGCAATATGTTGAGGCAAAAGCGGTCATTGCAGTCTCCCAAAACAATCTGATGTTGCTACGTAAACTGTTTGGGCTGGCGGCAGACAAGGGACAGGTGATCTACTGTGGACGACCCGCCACCTATTTTCGATCGCCCGACCCAGACGTGCGATCGCGCCTGCGCCAGCAATGGCATATTCCGGCTGATGCTGTGGTTTGTTTTACCGCTGCCCGCATAGAGTATCATCAAAGGCTACCAGTACCAGCTTGCAGCAATTAA
- a CDS encoding DUF6887 family protein, whose product MSKPDFGAMTKPELRAYVIAHPDDQSAFQAFVDRFTSEASPETFDIPKSPAEVEEVEILIRQKLEQLKMNQA is encoded by the coding sequence GTGAGCAAGCCTGACTTTGGTGCCATGACTAAACCGGAACTCAGGGCTTACGTGATTGCTCATCCTGATGATCAGAGCGCTTTCCAGGCATTTGTTGACCGGTTTACGTCCGAGGCATCTCCAGAGACTTTTGATATTCCGAAATCGCCTGCTGAAGTTGAAGAAGTGGAAATCTTGATCAGGCAGAAATTAGAACAACTGAAAATGAACCAGGCTTAG
- a CDS encoding Uma2 family endonuclease: protein MTVSAGKRMTLTEFLHFDNDTGTRYELVDGVLVDMGAESTNNTSIAMALAFCLMQQLGIPAYRLATKHWIQVRSTKDTARTPDLIVHSEASYAAIAGDPEALLKLTDPAPLLVVEVVSPGKPGTPNYDRDYIEKRQEYATRGIPEYWLIDPQRQVVMVLWIEAEAYQAVTYTGEDAIVSPTFPNLSLTVEQILRAGRS from the coding sequence ATGACAGTTTCAGCCGGAAAACGCATGACGTTAACAGAGTTCCTGCACTTCGACAATGATACCGGAACTCGCTATGAACTCGTTGATGGAGTCTTAGTTGACATGGGGGCTGAAAGTACAAACAACACCTCCATTGCAATGGCTCTAGCATTTTGCTTGATGCAACAGCTTGGCATTCCCGCCTATCGATTGGCAACAAAGCATTGGATTCAGGTTCGCAGCACCAAAGATACCGCTCGCACCCCAGACTTGATTGTGCATTCTGAAGCATCTTATGCTGCGATCGCGGGTGATCCTGAAGCGCTGCTCAAATTAACCGATCCTGCACCTTTGCTCGTTGTAGAAGTGGTTTCTCCAGGTAAGCCAGGAACACCAAATTACGATCGCGATTACATTGAAAAGCGCCAGGAATATGCCACTCGTGGCATTCCAGAATATTGGCTGATTGACCCGCAGCGCCAGGTTGTGATGGTGCTATGGATCGAGGCAGAAGCTTATCAAGCGGTTACTTACACCGGGGAAGATGCGATCGTCTCACCTACATTTCCCAACCTTTCGCTAACAGTAGAACAGATCTTGCGTGCAGGACGCTCCTAA
- a CDS encoding SDR family oxidoreductase, whose translation MQKLLITGASGFLGWHLCQVAAADWEVYGTCLSRSIQVPGTKTLPVDLSNFQDLKTLFQTVQPDAVIHLAAQANLNRCQEQPKASHLINVTVSSHIAGLCADYGIPCAFSSTDQVFDGLHPPYRETDSVSPINRYGEQKALAENEMQSRYPQTAICRMPLMFGAVPPTASSFLQPFIQTLKEGRELNLFVDEIRTPVSGTTAATGLLLALQQVQGLIHLGGKEPISRYDFGRLMVEVLELPAAGLKACRQQDVKMAAPRPPDVSLDSSKAFDLGYAPPSLREELERVRERMREEG comes from the coding sequence ATGCAAAAACTCCTGATTACGGGAGCCAGTGGTTTTTTAGGGTGGCATCTCTGCCAGGTTGCGGCGGCGGATTGGGAGGTGTATGGAACTTGCCTTTCGCGATCGATTCAGGTGCCAGGAACAAAAACACTCCCGGTTGATCTGAGCAACTTTCAAGACCTCAAAACCCTCTTTCAAACCGTCCAACCCGATGCTGTGATTCACCTGGCAGCGCAGGCTAACCTGAATCGGTGTCAGGAACAACCCAAAGCATCCCATCTCATTAATGTCACTGTTTCCAGCCATATCGCCGGACTTTGTGCAGACTACGGCATCCCCTGTGCCTTCTCCTCCACAGACCAGGTATTTGATGGCTTGCATCCCCCCTATCGGGAAACGGATTCCGTCTCTCCGATCAACCGCTATGGGGAACAAAAAGCTTTAGCAGAGAACGAGATGCAGAGCCGTTATCCCCAAACAGCCATTTGCCGGATGCCGCTCATGTTTGGAGCAGTGCCACCCACTGCCAGCAGCTTCCTGCAACCCTTCATTCAAACCCTGAAAGAGGGACGGGAACTCAATCTGTTTGTGGATGAGATTCGCACTCCCGTCAGTGGTACTACGGCTGCCACAGGTCTACTGCTGGCACTCCAACAGGTACAGGGATTGATTCACCTGGGCGGCAAGGAACCGATCTCCCGCTATGACTTTGGTCGCCTGATGGTGGAAGTGTTGGAACTGCCCGCCGCTGGTTTGAAGGCATGCCGTCAACAGGATGTAAAAATGGCAGCCCCCCGCCCACCGGATGTTTCTCTAGACAGTTCAAAGGCGTTTGATTTGGGCTATGCGCCTCCGTCTTTGCGAGAGGAATTGGAGAGGGTTAGGGAAAGGATGAGGGAGGAAGGATGA
- a CDS encoding tetratricopeptide repeat protein, giving the protein MNLADGYYNRGNAYARYKDYEQAIADYAKVVELDPNNADVYKNRGNVYSAMKDYDLAIADYTYSIKLKSNDADAYYNRGIAYDDKRDYERAIVDYTQAIKLKPDFSIAYNNRGLAYGEKRNFERAISDLNQAIKLKPDDANAYDSRGTIYRNKGDKKSAIRDFKKVLELTKDPDLRKNAKQELKKLGVR; this is encoded by the coding sequence ATTAATCTTGCAGATGGTTATTACAACCGTGGCAATGCATATGCAAGGTATAAGGATTACGAGCAAGCAATTGCCGATTACGCCAAAGTCGTTGAACTTGATCCTAATAATGCTGATGTTTATAAAAATCGAGGCAATGTCTACTCTGCCATGAAGGATTACGACCTAGCGATTGCTGACTACACCTACTCGATTAAGCTCAAGTCTAACGATGCTGATGCTTACTACAATCGAGGCATTGCCTATGACGACAAACGAGACTATGAGCGGGCGATCGTTGACTACACCCAGGCAATTAAACTCAAGCCAGACTTTTCTATCGCTTACAACAATCGAGGACTTGCTTATGGTGAGAAACGGAACTTTGAGCGTGCTATTTCTGATCTCAACCAGGCAATCAAGCTCAAACCTGATGATGCTAACGCCTACGACAGTCGAGGTACGATTTACCGGAATAAGGGCGATAAGAAGAGTGCAATTAGAGACTTCAAGAAGGTTCTTGAACTAACCAAAGATCCAGATTTGAGAAAAAATGCGAAGCAGGAGTTGAAAAAGCTGGGAGTGCGGTAA
- a CDS encoding PEP-CTERM sorting domain-containing protein (PEP-CTERM proteins occur, often in large numbers, in the proteomes of bacteria that also encode an exosortase, a predicted intramembrane cysteine proteinase. The presence of a PEP-CTERM domain at a protein's C-terminus predicts cleavage within the sorting domain, followed by covalent anchoring to some some component of the (usually Gram-negative) cell surface. Many PEP-CTERM proteins exhibit an unusual sequence composition that includes large numbers of potential glycosylation sites. Expression of one such protein has been shown restore the ability of a bacterium to form floc, a type of biofilm.), with translation MFKQFLKWAIAATSVTAGMLVIHANSAQAYSFTFQQDLTSSGTLSGEFAGIDANENGQLDAAEFTTFTSTFQGSEPGFTAVSWGLTNLAPFSYFIGPANYAFWVTAPANTPLNGRGWRSNTELQSTVVGYAFSQDGPISGRYFAQDSLTFTAAPVPEPASIAGLLMAGASITYIRHRRK, from the coding sequence GTGTTCAAGCAGTTTCTAAAATGGGCGATCGCAGCAACCAGTGTAACCGCAGGTATGCTTGTCATCCATGCCAACAGTGCTCAGGCATACAGTTTTACATTTCAGCAAGATCTGACCTCCAGTGGAACGTTATCAGGTGAATTTGCTGGTATCGATGCCAACGAAAACGGTCAACTGGATGCGGCTGAATTCACCACATTTACCTCTACTTTTCAGGGCAGTGAACCGGGATTCACCGCTGTTTCCTGGGGACTGACAAACCTGGCCCCCTTCAGTTACTTTATCGGTCCCGCCAATTATGCCTTCTGGGTTACAGCCCCCGCGAACACCCCTCTCAATGGACGCGGTTGGCGCAGTAATACGGAACTGCAAAGCACTGTGGTCGGCTATGCCTTCAGCCAGGATGGACCCATCTCCGGTCGCTATTTTGCCCAGGATTCCCTCACCTTCACTGCGGCACCTGTTCCCGAACCCGCCTCGATCGCAGGTCTGCTAATGGCTGGAGCAAGCATTACCTATATCCGTCACCGCAGGAAATAG
- a CDS encoding PIN domain-containing protein, with product MISHPRKNPAIKAWLQALLQTGTVVRIPEIWDYEVRRELLRANKLKGIQRLDTLKTILGYVPITTEVMLRAAEFWAQARQQGYPTADDRSLDADVILAAQAAVLVDLGNTVTVATTNVDHLNRFVPARLWDEIS from the coding sequence ATGATCAGCCATCCGCGCAAAAATCCAGCAATCAAAGCATGGTTGCAAGCTTTACTCCAGACTGGGACAGTTGTTCGGATACCAGAAATTTGGGACTACGAAGTTCGCCGGGAATTGCTGCGTGCCAATAAACTCAAAGGAATCCAACGACTCGATACCCTTAAAACGATACTTGGTTATGTTCCGATTACAACAGAGGTGATGCTAAGAGCGGCTGAATTCTGGGCGCAAGCTCGTCAGCAAGGCTATCCTACAGCAGATGACAGATCACTCGATGCAGATGTGATCTTGGCAGCGCAGGCAGCAGTTCTGGTTGATTTGGGTAATACTGTGACAGTTGCGACAACAAATGTCGATCATTTGAACCGGTTTGTACCTGCTCGTCTATGGGATGAAATTTCTTGA
- a CDS encoding glycosyltransferase, whose product MGSNLYFVWAGKGTLEDHFKQAVRQAGVDDRVTFVGELDAIEDWLDASDIFVLPSESEGLPLAVMEAMAKGIPVAASAVSGVPEGLGETGKLLTSPLYDSRAMIQELVSTLRTWAEDAPLRQKVGQSCKRRAEELFREERMVEETIAVIERVIHDFIKTS is encoded by the coding sequence GTGGGGTCTAACCTCTACTTTGTCTGGGCAGGCAAAGGCACCCTGGAGGATCATTTCAAGCAAGCAGTTAGACAGGCAGGGGTGGACGATCGGGTCACGTTTGTGGGAGAGCTAGATGCGATCGAGGATTGGCTGGATGCCAGCGACATTTTTGTGCTGCCCTCCGAGTCAGAAGGATTACCTTTAGCCGTGATGGAAGCGATGGCTAAGGGAATACCCGTTGCCGCCTCTGCGGTTAGTGGTGTACCCGAGGGTTTGGGTGAAACCGGAAAATTATTGACTTCACCACTCTACGATTCCAGGGCAATGATTCAGGAGTTAGTATCCACTTTGCGTACCTGGGCTGAGGATGCTCCTCTCCGGCAAAAGGTGGGACAGTCCTGCAAACGCCGGGCAGAGGAACTGTTTCGGGAAGAACGCATGGTGGAAGAAACGATCGCAGTGATCGAACGGGTGATCCACGACTTCATCAAAACTTCATAA